In a single window of the Hallerella porci genome:
- a CDS encoding peptidase associated/transthyretin-like domain-containing protein translates to MLKRIFAFLAFLLPVIAFAAPTTIIGTVVETETDHPLSSVTILYESGRSLGETDGNGRFELTADSRSAKLIFAKDGFDTLHVSLEDFADLFDIVVVLHPNVRNLGESTVIGGGSKAEWPEPSHITVEQLEDVSGMRFDVAELLGSFEGVSGQKDFSSDLYYDGSRADEVGYHLGRLRIPNMRHLDIGFPGNLSVINPHLLKSIDIYDNYGEGPVGQGLATSVDYIPETLSGDDFEIGISAGTTMREVTVGGPFLFWDSFRFSFRWLDGEMLKNMGEKFFTEFRKRDANCDDCSTEDADSFDLTSYDIFAQLAGHDSLDNRWMVNGIYSRDEYVVRQDTTTTLETSNSVDIIRGQRTYGVIGLEYQSRFGTSFHAGIVREEASDTLRDTTGYRKDALPENATFIDGYEQDKTTFTLGMDKPFPGHLFGANLSGALLYEHHIVTRKWPDFSESQKTEVNANVISGTSRMTWTTNAQKTIFAFGALADFDGHGSPMVSLDFDRNLSAGTPGLALGEGFRIFGNAAWRGDWHEKWDDGELVSDVITGASGKLGAGFAMKRVSISAHGFGRYYLNPELPVPLAYAHYRELSDADYAWVFGAAAKLEARTLHHFALGINATTVYGEYSLDDGRSLPWEANSRLDMATSVRYYPRKDSLISVILTHHAGWHRPMYYYKIKPSNSATQTPGTRQIRDYNEFTDLFRTDVRVNLDLPGHVFFFRKVRFYVEADNVFSALDSESLKFLGSDNPRERSQVSRDADGRSANGYEMVPFMAKGMGLYLQFGVEANFAI, encoded by the coding sequence ATGTTAAAACGAATTTTTGCATTTCTCGCTTTCCTTTTGCCGGTCATCGCTTTTGCTGCGCCGACGACAATTATTGGAACCGTTGTTGAAACCGAAACGGATCATCCGCTGTCTTCGGTGACAATTCTTTATGAATCGGGACGTTCTCTCGGCGAAACCGATGGAAACGGACGTTTTGAACTCACGGCAGATTCCCGCAGTGCAAAACTCATCTTTGCCAAAGACGGATTTGATACGCTGCATGTTTCGTTAGAAGATTTTGCCGATTTATTTGACATCGTCGTTGTCTTGCATCCGAATGTGCGGAACTTGGGCGAAAGCACCGTGATCGGTGGCGGATCCAAAGCGGAATGGCCGGAACCTTCGCACATTACCGTGGAACAGTTAGAAGATGTTTCGGGGATGCGCTTTGATGTGGCAGAACTTTTGGGTTCCTTTGAAGGCGTCTCGGGGCAGAAAGATTTTTCGAGCGATTTATATTACGATGGATCGCGTGCAGACGAAGTCGGTTATCATTTAGGACGCTTGCGCATTCCGAATATGCGTCACTTGGACATCGGATTCCCCGGAAACCTTTCGGTGATCAATCCGCATTTGTTAAAATCCATCGACATTTACGATAACTACGGCGAAGGTCCTGTGGGTCAAGGTCTTGCGACTTCTGTGGATTACATTCCAGAAACTCTTTCGGGCGATGATTTTGAAATCGGCATTTCGGCGGGAACGACGATGCGCGAAGTAACCGTCGGCGGGCCATTCCTTTTCTGGGATTCTTTCCGTTTCAGCTTCCGCTGGCTCGATGGCGAAATGCTCAAAAATATGGGCGAAAAATTCTTCACCGAATTCCGTAAACGCGATGCGAATTGCGACGATTGTTCTACGGAAGATGCGGATTCGTTTGATTTAACTTCTTACGATATTTTTGCGCAATTAGCGGGACACGATTCTCTTGATAATCGCTGGATGGTAAACGGTATTTATAGCCGCGATGAATACGTTGTGCGTCAAGATACGACGACCACTTTAGAAACATCGAATAGCGTTGACATTATCCGCGGCCAAAGAACTTATGGCGTCATCGGTTTAGAATATCAGTCGCGTTTTGGAACGAGCTTCCACGCTGGTATTGTCCGCGAAGAAGCTTCGGATACTCTCCGCGATACGACGGGTTACCGCAAAGATGCGCTTCCTGAAAATGCGACTTTCATCGATGGCTACGAACAAGACAAAACGACATTTACTTTGGGCATGGATAAACCGTTCCCGGGTCATCTTTTTGGAGCAAATCTTTCGGGCGCTCTTCTTTATGAACATCACATCGTTACACGGAAATGGCCGGATTTTTCGGAATCGCAAAAAACAGAAGTGAATGCTAATGTGATTTCGGGAACGAGTCGGATGACGTGGACGACGAATGCGCAGAAAACGATTTTTGCTTTTGGCGCACTCGCCGATTTTGACGGTCACGGTTCTCCGATGGTTTCTCTTGACTTCGATCGCAATCTTTCAGCGGGAACTCCGGGACTTGCTTTGGGAGAAGGCTTCCGCATTTTTGGAAATGCAGCGTGGCGCGGCGACTGGCATGAAAAATGGGATGACGGTGAACTCGTTAGCGATGTGATTACAGGAGCTTCGGGAAAATTGGGCGCAGGCTTTGCGATGAAACGCGTAAGCATTAGCGCTCACGGATTCGGACGTTACTATTTGAATCCAGAACTTCCGGTGCCGTTAGCGTATGCGCATTACCGTGAACTTTCGGACGCGGATTATGCGTGGGTCTTTGGTGCTGCGGCAAAGTTAGAAGCGCGGACGTTGCATCACTTTGCTCTCGGCATCAATGCGACGACGGTTTACGGCGAATATTCTTTAGACGATGGACGTTCTCTTCCGTGGGAAGCAAATTCGCGGCTCGATATGGCGACTTCCGTCCGCTATTATCCGCGCAAAGATTCTCTCATCTCGGTAATTTTAACGCATCATGCGGGCTGGCATCGTCCGATGTATTATTACAAGATTAAGCCATCGAACTCGGCGACGCAAACGCCGGGCACAAGACAAATCCGCGATTACAATGAATTTACCGATCTTTTCCGCACCGATGTTCGCGTGAATTTGGATTTGCCGGGACACGTTTTCTTCTTCCGCAAAGTGCGTTTCTATGTCGAAGCGGACAATGTCTTCTCGGCTCTCGATTCCGAATCGTTAAAATTCTTAGGCTCGGATAATCCGCGTGAACGTTCTCAAGTTTCTCGCGATGCCGACGGGCGTTCTGCCAATGGCTACGAAATGGTGCCGTTTATGGCGAAGGGCATGGGACTTTATCTGCAATTCGGTGTTGAGGCAAATTTTGCGATTTAA
- a CDS encoding nitrilase-related carbon-nitrogen hydrolase has translation MANAYLIQMQPAKTGKADSFTHARELILRANPAPESLLIFPEMFATGFTTHPTLSDSEKISADAPTFCFLQNLASETKCHVLGGGIENFSSGNFRFRNWTIAFDKNGSPLTIYRKRHPFASEAEEFSAGTEIVNFNWQNFSVFPFICFDLRFPEDFRRARKMGADLITVQAEWPRSRDLHFKTLLRARAIENQCYVLGCGRAGEGFANSAAYDPNGEEIFKADASESVFCVSLFLEKVKEARRNFPLPLPQF, from the coding sequence ATGGCAAACGCATATTTGATACAGATGCAACCCGCCAAAACGGGAAAAGCGGACTCGTTTACTCACGCCCGCGAATTGATTCTTCGGGCAAATCCTGCGCCCGAGAGTCTTCTCATTTTCCCCGAAATGTTTGCTACCGGATTTACGACGCACCCGACGCTTTCCGATTCCGAAAAAATTTCTGCGGACGCGCCCACTTTCTGCTTTTTGCAAAACCTTGCTAGCGAAACAAAATGCCATGTTCTCGGTGGCGGCATTGAAAATTTTTCATCGGGAAATTTTCGCTTTCGCAACTGGACTATCGCCTTTGACAAAAACGGTTCGCCGTTAACCATTTATCGAAAAAGACATCCCTTTGCAAGCGAAGCCGAAGAATTTTCTGCGGGGACAGAAATTGTCAATTTTAATTGGCAAAATTTTTCTGTTTTTCCATTTATCTGTTTTGATTTACGCTTCCCCGAAGATTTTCGTCGAGCGCGAAAAATGGGAGCCGATTTAATCACCGTCCAAGCGGAATGGCCGCGCTCTCGCGATTTGCATTTTAAAACTCTTTTACGCGCCCGCGCTATCGAAAATCAATGTTATGTTCTTGGCTGCGGACGTGCGGGCGAAGGCTTCGCAAATAGTGCTGCTTACGATCCGAACGGCGAAGAAATTTTCAAAGCCGATGCGAGCGAATCCGTTTTTTGCGTTTCGCTTTTCCTTGAAAAAGTCAAAGAAGCGCGACGAAATTTTCCACTTCCCCTTCCCCAATTTTAA
- the cysE gene encoding serine O-acetyltransferase, which produces MAKDTTKEIFSNLVKEALALSNSEPLLKSILDELIVFRQSFAEVLAVSLSRKLASSFLSRSQLELLFTVAYRDNPTIVEDSAADLLATMERDPACRSSLEPLLFFKGFQALQAYRIAHVFWKSNRIFLAEMLQSLISQKFSVDIHPAAKIGHGILLDHATNLVVGETARIGNNVSILHGVTLGGTGNEVGDRHPKISDGVMIGAHAQLLGNIKIGKGAKIGAGAVVLEDVPPHVTVAGVPAVKVGHPDTALPSLEMQQDFTRDVDSRPISKSSK; this is translated from the coding sequence ATGGCGAAAGATACGACTAAAGAAATTTTTTCTAACCTGGTTAAAGAAGCGCTCGCCCTTTCTAATTCCGAGCCACTTCTCAAATCCATTTTAGACGAGCTCATCGTTTTTCGTCAGTCTTTTGCCGAAGTTCTCGCCGTTTCTCTTTCCCGAAAACTCGCGAGTTCTTTTCTCAGCCGTTCGCAATTAGAATTGCTTTTTACAGTCGCTTACCGCGACAATCCGACAATCGTCGAAGATTCTGCAGCGGATTTACTTGCGACGATGGAACGCGATCCCGCTTGCCGTTCTTCTCTTGAACCGCTTTTATTTTTCAAAGGTTTTCAAGCGCTCCAAGCTTATCGCATCGCTCATGTCTTTTGGAAAAGCAATCGCATTTTCCTCGCCGAAATGCTCCAGAGTTTAATCAGCCAAAAATTTTCTGTCGATATTCATCCTGCGGCAAAAATCGGACACGGAATTCTTCTCGATCATGCGACGAATTTAGTCGTCGGTGAAACGGCACGCATCGGCAATAACGTTTCCATTTTGCACGGCGTCACTCTCGGCGGAACCGGAAACGAAGTCGGCGATCGCCATCCGAAAATTAGCGACGGTGTAATGATCGGCGCTCACGCACAACTTCTCGGCAATATCAAAATAGGAAAAGGCGCAAAGATTGGAGCGGGCGCAGTCGTCTTAGAAGATGTGCCTCCGCACGTTACCGTCGCCGGCGTCCCCGCAGTCAAAGTGGGTCATCCCGACACAGCGCTTCCTAGTTTGGAAATGCAACAAGACTTTACCCGCGATGTGGACAGTCGTCCCATTTCAAAATCTTCGAAATGA
- the nth gene encoding endonuclease III produces MNKKERAEFIGKTLDEFYPNPPIPLQFSNTFTFLVAVVLSAQCTDKKVNSVTPALFALADSPEKMAKISQEKILEIIRPCGLAPMKSAHIAELSKILLRDFHGEVPHTFEELESLPGVGHKTASVLMSQAFGMPAFPVDTHIHRLAMRWGLSNGKSVTQTEADLKKLFPEEEWNRRHLQFIYFGREHCPARHHDAQKCPICHVVGCREKN; encoded by the coding sequence ATGAACAAAAAAGAACGCGCAGAATTTATCGGCAAAACCTTAGACGAATTCTATCCGAATCCGCCGATTCCGTTGCAATTTTCGAACACATTTACTTTTTTAGTCGCCGTCGTTTTGAGCGCCCAATGCACCGATAAAAAAGTCAATTCGGTAACGCCTGCGCTTTTTGCTCTCGCCGACTCTCCCGAAAAAATGGCGAAAATTTCTCAAGAAAAAATTTTGGAAATCATCCGCCCGTGTGGACTTGCTCCGATGAAAAGTGCGCACATCGCAGAACTTTCTAAAATTCTTCTCCGCGATTTTCACGGCGAAGTTCCGCATACATTTGAAGAACTCGAAAGTCTTCCCGGTGTCGGCCATAAAACAGCGAGCGTTCTCATGAGTCAAGCGTTTGGAATGCCCGCGTTTCCTGTGGACACGCACATTCACCGCTTAGCGATGCGTTGGGGACTTTCGAATGGGAAATCGGTTACGCAAACCGAAGCGGATTTGAAAAAACTTTTTCCCGAAGAAGAATGGAATCGTCGCCATTTGCAATTCATCTATTTCGGGCGTGAGCACTGCCCAGCGCGTCATCACGATGCGCAAAAATGCCCGATTTGTCACGTCGTCGGCTGCCGCGAAAAGAATTGA